The proteins below are encoded in one region of Lactuca sativa cultivar Salinas chromosome 3, Lsat_Salinas_v11, whole genome shotgun sequence:
- the LOC111920923 gene encoding uncharacterized protein LOC111920923, with the protein MEKLKEALIKFADSNPSLFRHDGFNSYPSLIEQRFSQFFFDFQTPNHPPYAAMIHKAIGELNEKRGSSEESISNYIKQEFVDLPWAHSTLLKHHLEKLCDCKEISITRKKRYLLAGVDSGPISNPKSEKYLKRKQDSDTGKKSSRHNKKRKKNTKKEISLLDLQETKKQIIEVFQDQENVTHNELLEPECLEIEHHQTNEEGDSLMDVCVQENGVCANDKGQKEIQGKKKRKSKKRGKNGKKNEDTQLQDSSEANLKQNNEEIECELHEKNPQTQGKQVWTKSRIKKMSNMPKGVEYLSEEKQQKKKTSSSAVSKLMNGQRSKLRSFKKKKGVSIDKDQKKQKTRGRHHDKMPRRSIRKRKAPSRLD; encoded by the exons ATGGAGAAGTTGAAAGAAGCTCTCATTAAATTTGCCGATTCAAACCCTAGTTTATTCCGACATGACGGTTTTAATTCCTATCCGAGCTTAATCGAACAGCGCTTCTCTCAATTCTTCTTCGATTTTCAGACGCCTAATCATCCGCCTTATGCAGCT ATGATTCATAAAGCCATTGGGGAGCTGAATGAGAAAAGAGGTTCTAGTGAGGAGTCAATATCAAATTACATAAAACAGGAGTTTGTTGATTTGCCTTGGGCCCACTCTACATTGCTGAAACACCACCTTGAGAAGCTTTGTGATTGCAAAGAAATTTCCATAACTCGGAAGAAACGTTATTTGCTTGCTGGTGTAGATTCTGGCCCAATTTCAAACCCTAAATCTGAAAAATATTTGAAAAGGAAGCAAGATTCAGACACAGGGAAGAAAAGCAGTAGGCATAACAAGAAACGTAAGAAGAACACGAAAAAAGAAATAAGCTTGTTGGATTTACAGGAAACCAAGAAACAGATAATTGAAGTGTTTCAAGATCAAGAAAATGTCACACACAATGAATTGCTTGAACCAGAATGTTTAGAGATTGAACATCATCAAACAAATGAGGAAGGAGATAGTTTGATGGATGTATGTGTTCAAGAAAATGGAGTTTGTGCAAATGATAAGGGGCAAAAAGAAATACAAGGCAAAAAGAAGCGGAAGTCAAAAAAGAGGGGTAAAAATGGAAAGAAAAATGAGGACACTCAACTTCAAGATTCGAGTGAAGCAAATTTGAAACAAAATAATGAAGAGATTGAGTGTGAATTACATGAGAAGAATCCTCAAACTCAGGGCAAACAAGTTTGGACAAAATCAAGAATAAAGAAAATGTCGAATATGCCAAAAGGTGTTGAGTATTTGTCTGAAGAAAAGCAACAGAAAAAAAAGACATCATCAAGTGCGGTGTCTAAACTTATGAATGGGCAGCGATCAAAACTACGTAGTTTTAAGAAGAAAAAAGGCGTGTCAATTGACAAGGATCAAAAGAAGCAGAAAACGCGTGGTAGACATCATGATAAGATGCCAAGGAGGAGCATCAGGAAAAGGAAAGCTCCAAGTCGATTGGATTAG